From Panthera tigris isolate Pti1 chromosome D3, P.tigris_Pti1_mat1.1, whole genome shotgun sequence, one genomic window encodes:
- the ZNF10 gene encoding zinc finger protein 10 isoform X2 codes for METKLLTARSQALVTFKDVLVNFTREEWKLLDTAQQIMYKDVMLENYKNLVSLGHELPKPDVILQLEKGEEPWLVERGTHRETHPDLDTAVEIKSSVSSKSISKEKQSYGIKMEGIPKNDLWYLSLEEVWKCEDQVDKYQENQERHLRHRLIHTGEKPYECKECGKSFSRSSHLIGHQKTHTGEEPYECKECGKSFSWFSHLVTHQRTHTGDKLYTCGQCGKSFVHSSRLIRHQRTHTGEKPYECPECGKSFRQSTHLILHQRTHVRVRPYECNECGKSYSQRSHLVVHHRTHTGLKPFECKDCGKCFSRSSHLFSHQRTHTGEKPYECHDCGKSFSQSSALIVHQRIHTGEKPYECCQCGKAFIRKNDLIKHQRVHAGEETYKCNQCGIIFSQNSPLIVHQIAHTGEQFLTCNQCGTALVNSPNLIRYQTNHIRENPY; via the exons ATGGAGACCAAGTTGTTAACGGCCCGGTCCCAG GCACTGGTGACCTTCAAGGATGTACTTGTGAACTTCACCAGGGAGGAGTGGAAGCTGCTGGATACTGCTCAGCAGATCATGTACAAagatgtgatgctggagaactatAAGAACCTGGTTTCCTTGG GGCATGAGCTTCCCAAACCAGATGTGATCCTCCagttggagaaaggggaagagccGTGGCTGGTGGAGAGAGGGACGCACCGGGAGACCCACCCAG atttggaCACTGCGGTTGAAATTAAATCATCAGTGTCCAGTAAGAGCATTTCTAAAGAGAAACAATCCTATGGCATTAAAATGGAAGGAATCCCAAAGAACGATCTCTGGTATTTGTCATTAGAAGAAGTCTGGAAGTGTGAAGACCAGGTGGACAAGTATCAGGAAAATCAGGAGAGACATTTGAG GCACCGGCTTattcatactggagaaaaaccctatgaatgtaaagaGTGTGGGAAGTCTTTCAGCCGGAGTTCTCACCTCATTGGACATCAGAAGACTCACACTGGTGAGGaaccctatgaatgtaaagaGTGTGGAAAGTCCTTCAGCTGGTTCTCTCACCTTGTGACCCACcagagaactcacacaggagaCAAACTGTACACGTGCGGCCAGTGTGGGAAGTCATTTGTTCACAGCTCCAGGCTCATTAGGCACCAGAgaactcatactggagagaagcctTACGAGTGTCCTGAGTGTGGGAAGTCTTTCAGACAGAGCACACATCTCATTCTGCATCAGAGAACTCACGTCAGAGTGAGGCCCTACGAATGTAACGAGTGTGGGAAGTCGTATAGCCAGAGGTCTCACCTTGTGGTGCACCATAGGACTCACACGGGACTGAAGCCCTTTGAGTGTAAAGACTGTGGAAAATGCTTCAGTAGAAGCTCTCACCTTTTCTCCCATCAGAGGacccacactggagagaaaccgtATGAATGCCACGACTGTGGGAAGTCCTTCAGCCAGAGTTCTGCCCTCATCGtgcatcagagaattcatactggagagaagccaTATGAATGCTGccagtgtgggaaagccttcattCGGAAGAACGACCTTATTAAGCATCAGAGGGTTCATGCTGGGGAAGAGACCTATAAATGTAATCAGTGTGGGATTATCTTCAGCCAGAACTCTCCGTTGATAGTACATCAAATAGCCCACACTGGAGAGCAGTTCTTAACTTGTAACCAATGTGGGACAGCGCTTGTTAATAGCCCTAACCTTATCCGATATCAGACAAATCATATTAGAGAGAATCCTTATTAA
- the ZNF10 gene encoding zinc finger protein 10 isoform X1: protein METKLLTARSQALVTFKDVLVNFTREEWKLLDTAQQIMYKDVMLENYKNLVSLGHELPKPDVILQLEKGEEPWLVERGTHRETHPDLDTAVEIKSSVSSKSISKEKQSYGIKMEGIPKNDLWYLSLEEVWKCEDQVDKYQENQERHLRQVAFTQKKALTQERVCENGKYGGNCLLPAQLVLREYFHKHDSHTKSLKHNLVFSGHQESYASNSSECGQTFCQNIHLIQFARTQPGDKSYKCPDTVNSLTGGTALGVSKGIHREKPYECKECGKFFSWRSNLTRHRLIHTGEKPYECKECGKSFSRSSHLIGHQKTHTGEEPYECKECGKSFSWFSHLVTHQRTHTGDKLYTCGQCGKSFVHSSRLIRHQRTHTGEKPYECPECGKSFRQSTHLILHQRTHVRVRPYECNECGKSYSQRSHLVVHHRTHTGLKPFECKDCGKCFSRSSHLFSHQRTHTGEKPYECHDCGKSFSQSSALIVHQRIHTGEKPYECCQCGKAFIRKNDLIKHQRVHAGEETYKCNQCGIIFSQNSPLIVHQIAHTGEQFLTCNQCGTALVNSPNLIRYQTNHIRENPY, encoded by the exons ATGGAGACCAAGTTGTTAACGGCCCGGTCCCAG GCACTGGTGACCTTCAAGGATGTACTTGTGAACTTCACCAGGGAGGAGTGGAAGCTGCTGGATACTGCTCAGCAGATCATGTACAAagatgtgatgctggagaactatAAGAACCTGGTTTCCTTGG GGCATGAGCTTCCCAAACCAGATGTGATCCTCCagttggagaaaggggaagagccGTGGCTGGTGGAGAGAGGGACGCACCGGGAGACCCACCCAG atttggaCACTGCGGTTGAAATTAAATCATCAGTGTCCAGTAAGAGCATTTCTAAAGAGAAACAATCCTATGGCATTAAAATGGAAGGAATCCCAAAGAACGATCTCTGGTATTTGTCATTAGAAGAAGTCTGGAAGTGTGAAGACCAGGTGGACAAGTATCAGGAAAATCAGGAGAGACATTTGAGGCAAGTGGCATTCACCCAAAAGAAAGCACTTACTCAGGAGAGAGTCTGTGAAAACGGTAAATATGGGGGAAATTGTCTGCTTCCTGCTCAACTAGTGCTGAGGGAGTATTTCCACAAACATGACTCACATACTAAaagtttaaaacataatttagttTTTAGTGGTCATCAGGAAAGCTATGCAAGTAATAGTAGCGAATGTGGTCAAACCTTCTGTCAAAACATTCATCTTATTCAGTTTGCAAGAACTCAACCAGGAGATAAGTCTTACAAATGCCCCGATACTGTCAACTCTCTTACCGGTGGTACAGCCCTCGGTGTATCGAAGGGCATACATAGGGAGAAACCATATGAATGTAAGGAGTGTGGAAAATTCTTTAGCTGGCGTTCTAATCTTACCAGGCACCGGCTTattcatactggagaaaaaccctatgaatgtaaagaGTGTGGGAAGTCTTTCAGCCGGAGTTCTCACCTCATTGGACATCAGAAGACTCACACTGGTGAGGaaccctatgaatgtaaagaGTGTGGAAAGTCCTTCAGCTGGTTCTCTCACCTTGTGACCCACcagagaactcacacaggagaCAAACTGTACACGTGCGGCCAGTGTGGGAAGTCATTTGTTCACAGCTCCAGGCTCATTAGGCACCAGAgaactcatactggagagaagcctTACGAGTGTCCTGAGTGTGGGAAGTCTTTCAGACAGAGCACACATCTCATTCTGCATCAGAGAACTCACGTCAGAGTGAGGCCCTACGAATGTAACGAGTGTGGGAAGTCGTATAGCCAGAGGTCTCACCTTGTGGTGCACCATAGGACTCACACGGGACTGAAGCCCTTTGAGTGTAAAGACTGTGGAAAATGCTTCAGTAGAAGCTCTCACCTTTTCTCCCATCAGAGGacccacactggagagaaaccgtATGAATGCCACGACTGTGGGAAGTCCTTCAGCCAGAGTTCTGCCCTCATCGtgcatcagagaattcatactggagagaagccaTATGAATGCTGccagtgtgggaaagccttcattCGGAAGAACGACCTTATTAAGCATCAGAGGGTTCATGCTGGGGAAGAGACCTATAAATGTAATCAGTGTGGGATTATCTTCAGCCAGAACTCTCCGTTGATAGTACATCAAATAGCCCACACTGGAGAGCAGTTCTTAACTTGTAACCAATGTGGGACAGCGCTTGTTAATAGCCCTAACCTTATCCGATATCAGACAAATCATATTAGAGAGAATCCTTATTAA